A window of the Streptomyces luomodiensis genome harbors these coding sequences:
- a CDS encoding thiolase domain-containing protein: MTKEPVAVVGIGQTKHTAARRDVSIAGLVREAAVRALTDAGLGWADIDAVVIGKAPDFFEGVMMPELYLADALGAVGKPMLRVHTAGSVGGSTALVAAGLVAARVHRTVLTLAFEKQSESNAMWGLSLPIPFQQPLLAGAGGFFAPHVRAYLRRTGAPPGIGALVAYKDRRNALRNPYAHLHEHDLTLDKVRSSPMLWDPIRYSETCPSSDGACAMVLTDRAGADRAPYPPAWMHGGAMRSEPTLFAGKDFVSPRAGRDCAADVYRQAGITDPRREIDAVEMYVPFSWYEPMWLENLGFADEGEGWKLTESGITEIDGELPVNPSGGVLSTNPIGASGMLRFAEAALQVRGRAGEHQVDGVRKALGHAYGGGSQFFSMWVVADTPPTG; encoded by the coding sequence GTGACGAAGGAGCCGGTGGCCGTCGTCGGGATCGGCCAGACCAAGCACACCGCCGCCCGCCGCGACGTCTCCATCGCCGGGCTGGTCCGGGAGGCCGCCGTACGGGCCCTCACCGACGCCGGGCTGGGCTGGGCGGACATCGACGCCGTCGTCATCGGCAAGGCCCCCGACTTCTTCGAGGGCGTCATGATGCCCGAGCTCTACCTCGCCGACGCGCTCGGCGCGGTCGGCAAGCCGATGCTGCGCGTGCACACCGCGGGCTCGGTCGGCGGCTCCACCGCGCTGGTCGCCGCCGGCCTCGTCGCCGCCCGCGTCCACCGGACCGTCCTCACCCTCGCCTTCGAGAAGCAGTCGGAGTCGAACGCCATGTGGGGCCTGTCCCTGCCCATCCCCTTCCAGCAGCCGCTGCTGGCCGGGGCGGGCGGCTTCTTCGCCCCGCACGTACGGGCGTACCTGCGGCGCACCGGCGCGCCGCCCGGAATCGGCGCCCTCGTGGCGTACAAGGACCGTCGCAACGCCCTGCGCAACCCCTACGCGCACCTCCACGAACACGATCTGACGCTGGACAAGGTGCGGTCGTCCCCGATGCTGTGGGATCCCATCCGCTACTCGGAGACCTGCCCCTCCTCGGACGGCGCCTGCGCCATGGTGCTCACCGACCGCGCCGGCGCGGACCGCGCCCCCTATCCGCCCGCCTGGATGCACGGCGGCGCGATGCGCAGCGAGCCGACCCTCTTCGCGGGCAAGGACTTCGTCTCGCCGCGGGCCGGCCGGGACTGCGCGGCCGATGTCTACCGCCAGGCCGGGATCACCGATCCGCGCCGGGAGATCGACGCGGTGGAGATGTACGTGCCCTTCAGCTGGTACGAACCCATGTGGCTGGAGAACCTCGGTTTCGCGGACGAGGGAGAGGGCTGGAAGCTCACCGAGTCCGGGATCACCGAGATCGACGGCGAGCTCCCGGTCAACCCCTCCGGCGGGGTGCTGTCCACCAACCCCATCGGGGCCTCCGGCATGCTGCGGTTCGCCGAGGCCGCGCTCCAGGTGCGCGGTCGGGCGGGCGAGCACCAGGTCGACGGCGTCCGTAAGGCGCTCGGCCACGCCTATGGCGGAGGCTCGCAGTTCTTCTCGATGTGGGTGGTCGCGGACACGCCGCCGACCGGTTGA
- a CDS encoding thiolase domain-containing protein: MRQVAIVAFGQSDHRPDSAETSEVEMLMPVLHQVLDTVGLRAGEIDFTCSGSSDYLAGRAFSFTMALDGVGAWPPISESHVEMDGAWALYEAWTRLLTGEADTALVYAYGKSSPGDLREVLTRQLDPYYMAPLWPDSVSLAALQAQALIDAADTGADERALAGVAARSRTAAETNPHAQLTGSPPPEALLDEPYLVRPLRRHDCPPIGDGAAAVVLAAGDTARRLCPRPAWIRGMDHRTEAHSLGVRDLTRSPSTRLAAERAGAFQAPVDLAELHAPFTSQELILRRELRLADAVRVNPSGGALAANPMMAAGLIRLGEAAAAIHRGAAGRALAHATSGPCLQQNLVAVLEGDVL, encoded by the coding sequence GCCAGGTTGCCATCGTCGCCTTCGGCCAGAGCGACCACCGGCCCGACAGCGCGGAGACCTCCGAGGTGGAGATGTTGATGCCGGTCCTGCACCAGGTGCTGGACACCGTCGGCCTGCGGGCCGGTGAGATCGACTTCACCTGCTCCGGCTCCTCCGACTACCTGGCGGGCCGCGCCTTCTCCTTCACCATGGCCCTCGACGGCGTCGGCGCCTGGCCGCCCATCTCGGAGTCCCATGTAGAGATGGACGGCGCCTGGGCGCTGTACGAGGCGTGGACCCGGCTGCTGACGGGCGAGGCGGACACCGCGCTCGTCTACGCCTACGGCAAGTCCTCACCCGGCGATCTGCGGGAGGTCCTGACCCGCCAGCTCGACCCGTACTACATGGCGCCCCTGTGGCCCGACTCGGTCTCCCTGGCCGCCCTCCAGGCCCAGGCGCTCATCGACGCGGCGGACACCGGCGCCGACGAGCGGGCGCTGGCCGGGGTCGCGGCGCGCAGCCGGACCGCGGCCGAGACCAACCCGCATGCCCAGCTGACCGGCTCACCGCCGCCCGAGGCGCTCCTGGACGAGCCCTATCTGGTGCGGCCGCTGCGCCGCCACGACTGCCCGCCCATCGGCGACGGCGCGGCCGCCGTCGTCCTCGCGGCCGGGGACACCGCGCGCCGGCTCTGCCCCCGCCCCGCCTGGATCCGCGGCATGGACCACCGGACGGAGGCGCACAGCCTCGGCGTCCGGGACCTCACCCGCTCCCCGTCCACCCGGCTCGCCGCCGAGCGCGCGGGCGCCTTCCAGGCCCCCGTCGACCTGGCCGAACTGCATGCGCCGTTCACCTCCCAGGAGCTGATCCTCCGCCGTGAACTGCGGCTGGCGGACGCGGTGCGCGTCAACCCGTCCGGCGGGGCGCTGGCCGCCAACCCCATGATGGCCGCCGGGCTGATCCGCCTCGGCGAGGCGGCCGCCGCCATCCACCGCGGCGCCGCCGGCCGCGCCCTCGCCCATGCCACCTCGGGCCCCTGTCTCCAGCAGAACCTGGTGGCCGTCCTGGAAGGGGATGTCCTGTGA
- a CDS encoding DUF397 domain-containing protein, with protein sequence MADTTTTTQPLTGTGEQPELDLSQAQWQSSSQGVGDVEIAFVEGFIAMRHGRRPEGPALIFTPAEWRAFVLGARDGEFDLT encoded by the coding sequence GTGGCCGACACCACCACCACCACACAGCCACTGACAGGGACCGGCGAGCAGCCCGAACTCGACCTCTCCCAAGCCCAGTGGCAGTCGAGCAGCCAGGGCGTGGGCGATGTGGAGATCGCCTTCGTCGAGGGCTTCATCGCGATGCGCCACGGCCGTCGTCCCGAAGGCCCGGCGCTGATCTTCACCCCGGCCGAGTGGCGCGCCTTCGTCCTGGGCGCGCGCGACGGCGAGTTCGACCTCACCTGA
- a CDS encoding isoafricanol synthase — translation MHTQTSRPHARQRALLRRAALFDFPASADLSPDTEAARQHTIRWLSRYGVFQDRASAAEYDALRFDVLTGLFYPRASGAELNLGNDLVGWYFVFDDQFDGELGHRPEAVARLVADVIRITEEDEAHGAARGGEGPLLESFRDLWRRINSGRPPVWRDRFRHHWLEYLHSYHREALERTGDLPGPGGGGAPRSVEAVLALRRHSIGVQPCLDLNEPFGGYTLPPALHGGFPLARMREATDDVVVFTNDIASLDKELAVGDVHNSVIVQWQRTGGDLEDAVRHIADLANARYRWFEETAARLPALLAEAGADPDTHAAVARYVDGMRHVMTGNLGWSLRTARYDERGTEAVSDGRQRPWAQLAGAEELIRAGRGASLPSPTGGARHR, via the coding sequence ATGCACACACAGACTTCGCGACCACATGCCCGGCAAAGGGCACTGCTGCGCCGGGCGGCGCTGTTCGACTTCCCGGCCTCCGCCGACCTCAGTCCCGACACCGAGGCGGCCAGGCAGCACACCATCCGATGGCTTTCACGGTACGGCGTCTTCCAGGACCGCGCGTCCGCCGCGGAGTACGACGCGCTCCGCTTCGACGTGCTGACGGGGCTGTTCTACCCCCGGGCGAGCGGCGCCGAGCTGAATTTAGGCAATGACCTCGTGGGCTGGTACTTCGTCTTCGACGATCAGTTCGACGGGGAGCTGGGCCACCGTCCGGAGGCGGTGGCGCGGCTGGTGGCGGACGTCATACGGATCACCGAGGAGGACGAGGCACACGGCGCGGCGCGGGGCGGCGAAGGGCCGCTCCTGGAGAGCTTCCGCGACCTGTGGCGCCGGATCAACTCCGGCCGGCCGCCGGTGTGGCGGGACCGCTTCCGCCACCACTGGCTGGAGTATCTGCACTCCTACCACCGCGAGGCCCTGGAGCGGACCGGCGACCTGCCCGGACCCGGCGGCGGGGGCGCCCCGCGCTCGGTGGAGGCCGTGCTCGCGCTGCGCCGCCATTCGATCGGGGTACAGCCGTGTCTCGATCTGAACGAGCCGTTCGGCGGGTACACCCTGCCGCCCGCGCTGCACGGCGGCTTTCCGCTGGCCCGCATGCGGGAGGCCACGGACGATGTGGTGGTCTTCACCAATGACATCGCCTCCCTGGACAAGGAGTTGGCCGTCGGCGACGTCCACAACAGCGTCATCGTCCAGTGGCAGCGCACGGGTGGTGACCTGGAGGACGCGGTACGCCATATCGCCGATCTCGCCAACGCGCGCTACCGCTGGTTCGAGGAGACCGCGGCGAGGCTGCCGGCGCTGCTCGCCGAGGCGGGGGCGGACCCGGACACGCACGCTGCCGTGGCGCGCTATGTGGACGGGATGCGGCATGTGATGACCGGCAATCTGGGCTGGTCGCTGCGTACGGCCCGGTACGACGAGCGGGGCACCGAGGCGGTCAGCGACGGCCGGCAGCGGCCCTGGGCGCAGCTGGCCGGCGCGGAGGAGCTGATCCGCGCCGGGCGGGGCGCCTCGCTGCCGTCACCCACCGGCGGCGCGCGTCACCGGTAG